The genomic stretch GTGGAAGTCGAAGCCCCCGGCGGCTCGCGCTCCTACGAGATCCTGACGATCGTCTACGAATAGACGGCGCCACCAAAACGCCCGCCTGCCGGAAGGGAGGCGGGCGTTTTTGCGTCGGGACCTATTCCGCCGCGCGCGCCCGAACGGGCACCGGGGCGTACGTGCGGTCGTGCTGGAGCGAGGGGATCATGCGGCGCGCCTCGTCAACACGGGCGAGGTCGATGTCGGCGACGATAAAGCCCGGCTCCTCGCCGCCATCGGCCAGGACCTCGCCCCACGGGTCGATGATCACCGAGTGGCCATAGGTCTTGCGCCCGCCCGCATGCTCGCCGCACTGGGCCGCCGCCACGACGAAGCAGCCCGTCTCGATCGCCCGCGCGCGCAGCAGCACGTGCCAGTGCGCCCGGCCCGTCGGCCGCGTGAAGGCCGACGGCACCGTCAGCATCTTGGCGCCGGCATGCGCGAGGTCGCGGTAGAGATAGGGAAAGCGCATGTCGTAGCAGACGGTCATGCCCAGGTCGCACCAGGGCAGCGCCGCCATGACCGCCGCATCGCCCGGCCGGTAGGTGCGCGATTCGCGGTAGGACTCGCCGTCGGCCAGGTCGACGTCGAACATGTGCATCTTGTCGTAGCTGGCGACCACCGCGCCCTGCGGATCGAACAGGACCGACCGGTTCGCCACGCGCTCGGGCTCGACCTTGACCGTCAGGGAGCCGGCGAGCAGCCAGGCGCCCGTCTCGCGCGCCAGGTCGCGGAAGGCCTGCAGGCCGCGGTG from Constrictibacter sp. MBR-5 encodes the following:
- a CDS encoding carbon-nitrogen hydrolase family protein, producing the protein MSTTFKAACVQTNTGPDPEEGTRIVADGIRRARDAGADFITTPENVLMIESRRAAVLGKAEEEAAHRGLQAFRDLARETGAWLLAGSLTVKVEPERVANRSVLFDPQGAVVASYDKMHMFDVDLADGESYRESRTYRPGDAAVMAALPWCDLGMTVCYDMRFPYLYRDLAHAGAKMLTVPSAFTRPTGRAHWHVLLRARAIETGCFVVAAAQCGEHAGGRKTYGHSVIIDPWGEVLADGGEEPGFIVADIDLARVDEARRMIPSLQHDRTYAPVPVRARAAE